The genomic region AAGATACTGTCCAGCGGTTGCAGGCTGGGACTTGCATAGACTCTTCTGCCCCCAGTGCCAAAGTGGCTGCAAGATTAGCAAGCGCGTCagccaacttattggcactccttgGTACATGACCAACATGGATGTCGTCAAGTTGATTCAGCAGTTGTAATACCCGTTGATGGTAGggaatcaagtcttcctttttTACTTCATATTCACCAAGGACTTGGTTGACCACTAACTCTGAGTCTCCGTAGATGTCCATATCCCTGACGCCTATTTCAATCGCCATTTGAAGGCCGAGTATAAGAGCTTGGTATTCTGCCATATTATTCGTGCACAACTGAGTAAGTGTAAAGGCATATGACATgagatgattttgtggagttacaaACACAACTCCAGCTCCAGCTCCATCTTGCCTTGCATCACCATCAAAGTACATCTGCCATGGAGGTAGAACGTCCACGTAGAAAATTTCTTCTCCTGGGAGGTCATCTGAAATTTCCCACTCTGCTGGCACTGGATGATCAGCAAAGAAGTCGGCGATAGCTTGACCTTTCACAGCCTTTTGAGGCACGAACACCAAGTCATACTGCTTAAGCAACATTGCCCATTTCGCAAGTCTTCCAGACAAGGCTGGTcttgagagtatgtacttgattggatcAGCTTTTGAGACTACATGTATGGTATGCGCCTGCATGTAGTGCCTCAACTTCTGGATGGCAAACACCAAAGCAAGACATATCTTCTCTATAGGCGCGTAATTCAACTCAGCTCCAACCAAGGTACGACTCAGGTAGTAGAGTGCTCTCTCCTTgcggtcttcaatttcttgagcacACATTGCCCCCAGTGAGCATTCTTGTGCTGCAATATAGAGGACAAATGGCCTTCCTGGAATTGGTGCCCCCAGCACTGGCGCGCTGGCCAAGTACTTCTTGATGCTATCaaaagcatttttgcatttttaatCCCATTGAAATGGAAcatcctttttcatgagatggCTAAATGGCTGGCAACGCCCGGCTAAGTTAGAGATGAACCTTCGGATGTATGCCAAACGTCCTTGCAATCCGCGCAACTCTTTCAATGTCTTTGGTTCCGGCATTTCGTTAatagct from Silene latifolia isolate original U9 population chromosome 3, ASM4854445v1, whole genome shotgun sequence harbors:
- the LOC141649707 gene encoding uncharacterized protein LOC141649707 encodes the protein MPEPKTLKELRGLQGRLAYIRSIKKYLASAPVLGAPIPGRPFVLYIAAQECSLGAMCAQEIEDRKERALYYLSRTLVGAELNYAPIEKICLALVFAIQKLRHYMQAHTIHVVSKADPIKYILSRPALSGRLAKWAMLLKQYDLVFVPQKAVKGQAIADFFADHPVPAEWEISDDLPGEEIFYVDVLPPWQMYFDGDARQDGAGAGVVFVTPQNHLMSYAFTLTQLCTNNMAEYQALILGLQMAIEIGVRDMDIYGDSELVVNQVLGEYEVKKEDLIPYHQRVLQLLNQLDDIHVGHVPRSANKLADALANLAATLALGAEESMQVPACNRWTVSLLEGEENVDTTNMICVYTADEDDWRQPIINFLDHQKLPDDPRHKVEIRRRATKFIHYKGTPYRRSFSGQCLRCLSKDEAVEAMHEAHSGICGAHQSGPKLHDRVKRMGYYWPTMVQDCMDFAKKCEPCQFYANFIHQPPEPLHPTVSSWPFEATQIIYIYDVPQRITTENGKQFFNHLMASLGEKFKFKQYKSSMYNASANGLAEAFNKTICNLLRKVVAKSKRDWHERIGEALWAYRTTYKTPTQATSYALVYGVEVVLPLELEIPSLRIAIQEGLTDDENDKLRFAELEALDQKRLEAQQKLQCYQARLSRAFNKKVRPRSFQVGDLVLAV